A window of the Cannabis sativa cultivar Pink pepper isolate KNU-18-1 chromosome X, ASM2916894v1, whole genome shotgun sequence genome harbors these coding sequences:
- the LOC115697684 gene encoding uncharacterized protein LOC115697684 yields the protein MAWEVLILLSSKLFTIFSWPSFSLVYPLYASVRAIESESEFKNQQCLTYWVLFALVKMSESVLEKLLKWLPFWPYAKGIITVFLVVQCFAGACYIYNHLIRSTFLGNSLIWKFEEKREEPYVSSEPEHFVPVVEEDITNGGLHNPDKFIAEQKKLVSDYALPVIPIIQKEWCCALCLIRTSNENNLIQHLKGRKHKAKEDDLALYKQIKRNGRSSIMIKKTCVIENLNHFAVKLLNPVARPIFCKWKKPNSGWTKLNTDGSLDRTTAGIGGLLRDHNGQPLCAFVSKAPGNDVFSVELWAIWRGLVLAAGLGIKVIWVESDSMSAVNTINRHQSCSSQKVIPCLNQIWELLKKFNKYKISHSWRETNTAADYLAKMNLMGHDVVFRPVDFPEKLHNIINNDAQGRIYVRNNW from the exons ATGGCTTGGGAAGTTCTTATCCTGCTTTCATCTaaattatttactattttctCTTG GCCTTCATTTTCTTTGGTTTATCCCTt GTATGCTTCAGTTCGAGCAATAGAGAGTGAGTCAGAATTCAAAAACCAGCAGTGCCTTACTTACTGGGTCCTGTTTGCTTTGGTTAAAATGTCAGAATCAGTGCTTGAAAAGCTTTTGAAATG GCTTCCTTTCTGGCCTTATGCCAAGGGTATTATTACTGTTTTCCTAGTTGTACAATGTTTTGCTGGTGCTTGTTACATTTACAATCACCTCATTAGATCAACTTTTTTGGGGAATTCTCTGATATGGAAGtttgaagaaaaaagagaggAACCTTATGTTTCAAGTGAACCAGAGCACTTTGTTCCCGTGGTCGAAGAAGATATCACGAATGGTGGACTCCACAACCCCGACAAGTTTATTGCTGAGCAG AAAAAGCTTGTGTCTGATTATGCTTTGCCTGTTATTCCAATCATTCAGAAGGAATGGTGCTGTGCCCTTTGTCTGATAAGAACTTCAAACGAAAATAATTTAATCCAACACCTCAAGGGGCGGAAGCATAAGGCCAAAGAAGACGACCTAGCGCTCTACAAACAGATCAAAAGGAATGGCAGGTCTTCAATAATGATCAAGAAAACTTGTGTTATTGAGAATCTTAACCATTTTGCGGTCAAGTTGCTAAATCCAGTTGCAAGAccaatattttgtaaatggaaAAAACCGAATTCTGGTTGGACAAAACTAAATACTGATGGATCCTTAGACAGGACAACTGCTGGTATTGGCGGTTTGCTTCGTGATCACAATGGGCAACCACTTTGTGCTTTTGTCTCTAAAGCTCCAGGAAATGATGTTTTCTCAGTTGAATTATGGGCTATATGGAGAGGTCTTGTTCTTGCCGCGGGACTTGGAATTAAAGTTATTTGGGTTGAGTCTGATTCAATGAGTGCAGTGAATACCATTAATAGACATCAATCCTGTAGTAGTCAGAAGGTTATCCCCTGTTTGAACCAAATATGGGAGCTTCTAAAGAAATTTAACAAGTATAAGATATCTCACTCATGGCGCGAAACTAATACTGCAGCTGATTATCTTGCAAAGATGAATCTTATGGGACATGACGTCGTTTTTCGGCCAGTTGACTTCCCAGAAAAGCTTCACAACATAATCAATAATGATGCTCAAGGAAGGATATATGTTAGAAATAACTGGTAA